One window of the Dreissena polymorpha isolate Duluth1 chromosome 5, UMN_Dpol_1.0, whole genome shotgun sequence genome contains the following:
- the LOC127880962 gene encoding uncharacterized protein LOC127880962 — translation MQPVSPFQYQKLLALGFRPSTLLLDSDRVYDAASHRTCSTHAPRSQKESPQKPDAQSGTAARGAVDAQIDAATPDDLDCPDANVMRSESIDRIALSLHMRSDNIDRIAPSLHMRSDNIDRIARSLHMHSDTPPSRPNAAVFSFWNNENVTHSYKVPEPRDLFGYVWDIRM, via the exons ATG CAGCCGGTCAGTCCTTTCCAGTACCAGAAGTTACTCGCTCTTGGTTTCCGGCCCAGTACCCTTTTGCTGGACTCGGACCGCGTGTATGACGCCGCCAGCCACCGCACGTGTAGTACGCATGCGCCGCGATCCCAAAAGGAGAGCCCACAGAAACCGGACGCACAAAGCGGGACCGCGGCGCGGGGCGCTGTTGATGCACagat TGACGCGGCAACGCCGGACGATCTAGATTGCCCGGACGCCAATGTCATGCGCAGTGAAAGCATCGACCGGATTGCCCTAAGTCTtcacatgcgcagtgacaacatcgaccgcaTCGCCCCAAGTCTtcacatgcgcagtgacaacattgACCGGATCGCCCGAAGTCTGCACATGCACAGTGACACACCACCCAGTCGTCCAAACGCCGCAGTTTTCAGTTTCTGGAACAACGAAAACGTGACTCACTCgtacaaggtgcctgaaccacgtgaccttttcggctatgtgtgggacattcggatgtaa